In Harmonia axyridis chromosome 6, icHarAxyr1.1, whole genome shotgun sequence, a single window of DNA contains:
- the LOC123682360 gene encoding myosin heavy chain, non-muscle isoform X2 yields the protein MADVDRDRYDPELKYLFVDRNNFNDPASQAEWTQKRLVWVPHDTQGFVAASVKGERGDEVEVELQETGKRVFVPKDDIQKMNPPKFDKVEDMAELTCLNEACVLHNLKDRYYSGLIYTYSGLFCVVVNPYKKLPIYTEKIMERYKGIKRHEVPPHVFAITDTAYRSMLQEREDQSILCTGESGAGKTENTKKVIQYLAYVAASKSPKGGGAKDIIGGLEQQLLQANPILEAFGNAKTIKNDNSSRFGKFIRINFDASGYIAGANIETYLLEKSRAIRQAKQERTFHIFYQLLSGASAAQKKEFILEDPKSYPFIRDDNHLVPGVDDSAEFEATVNSMNIMGMTQEDFSAIFKIVSAVMLFGTMQFKQDRNSDQATLPDNTVAQKIAHLLGLPVTDMTKAFLKPRIKVGRDFVTKSQTKEQVEFAVEAISKACYERMFRWLVTRINRSLGRTKRQGASFIGILDIAGFEIFELNSFEQLCINYTNEKLQQLFNHTMFILEQEEYQREGIEWKFIDFGLDLQPTIDLIDKPMGIMALLDEECLFPKATDKTFVDKLVNAHSGHPKFRKSDFRGVADFSIIHYAGKVDYCANQWLMKNMDPQNENVVSLFQSSQDPFVVHIWKDAENIGRAKGMFRTVSYLYKEQLANLMITLRNTNPNFVRCIIPNHEKRSGKIDAPLVLDQLRCNGVLEGIRICRQGFPNRIPFQEFRQRYELLTPNVINKGFMDGKKACETMIKCLDLDQNLYRIGQSKIFFRAGVLAHLEEERDYKITDLIVNFQAFCRGFLSRRNYQKRVQQLNAIRIIQRNCSAYLKLRNWQWWRLYTKVKPLLEVTKQEEKLMQKEDELKQVKDKLELQVRASSEFEKKYQQALEEKTVLQEQLQAEVELCAEAEEMRARMTARKQELEEILHDLESRVEEEEERANTLNTDKKRLLGTIQDLEEQLEEEEAARQKLQLEKVQCDGKIKKLEEDLALSDDTNQKLLKEKKILEERSNDLSQTLAEEEEKAKHLSKLKAKHEATIAELEERLLKDHQQRQEADRTKRKVETEVNDLKEQLMERRTQMEELQLQLGKREEELAQAMVRVDEEGAIKAQAQKALRELESQLAELQEDLEVEKAARSKAEKQKRDLNEELEALKNELLDSMDSTAAQQELRSKREQELATLKKTIEEETQAHEVALADMRHKHTQELSSVTEQLENLKKTKNNLEKSKQSLEAENADLATELRNVSSNRQETERRRKQAESQLTEIQAKLAEVERTKTEFQEKTLKLQQEIDSIAQQLEQAELKASAAQKNQSTADSQLSEVQTALEEETKQKLSLSSKLRQIESEKETLQEHLEEEEELKKNLEKQLANLNIQLQEAKKKAEDEAEQSAILEESKKKLAKDLDVLQRQVDELLATNDKLERSKKKIAAELEDANIELEVQRQKVIELEKKQKNFDKILAEEKQVSEQLAEQRDIAEREAREKETRVLSLSRELDESSEKIEELERVKRQLQAELDELVNNQGAADKNVHELEKAKRSLESQLVELRAQNEELEDELQLTEDAKLRLEVNMQALRAQFERDVQAKEEQAEEKRRGIVKQLREMEAELDEERKQRTAAVTARKKLEGDLKEMEGQIELQYKVKEDALKQLKKSQQQCKEALREAEEARAGREDLAASCKEAERKVKTLEADVLQLTEDLSSSERARRAAEAERDELLEEINSSNNKGTLLVDEKRRLEARIATLEEELEEEQSNNEIFQDRARKAQLNIEQLTTELANERSSAQKNESGRLLLERQNKELKAKLTELETAQRTKTKATITALESKLANLEEQLEVEAKERLTQQKTNRKLDKKLKELLMQLEDERRHVDQYKEQVEKAKSRMNAFKRQLDEAEEEISREKAQKRKFQRECEDMAESHELMSREISNLKSKLRTTGSMGISSSRLGSSKRSTVSSSGNASGDDSTTQDETMDGEDGLN from the exons ACATATTCTGGTCTTTTCTGCGTCGTCGTCAACCCGTACAAAAAATTGCCAATTTACACAGAAAAGATAATGGAGAGATACAAAGGAATCAAACGCCATGAAGTGCCACCACATGTCTTTGCCATAACTGATACAGCGTACAGATCGATGCTGCAAG aacgtgaagatcaatcaattttatgtaCAGGAGAATCAGGTGCTGGTAAaactgaaaatacaaaaaaagttATACAGTACCTTGCGTACGTAGCTGCCTCAAAATCTCCAAAAGGCGGTGGTGCG AAAGATATCATC GGCGGTTTAGAGCAACAGTTACTTCAAGCCAATCCTATTCTAGAAGCATTCGGTAATGCAAAAACGATAAAAAACGACAACTCTTCCAGATTT GGTAAATTTATTAGGATAAATTTTGATGCTTCTGGGTATATAGCAGGAGCGAATATAGAGACTTACTTATTAGAGAAATCACGTGCCATACGTCAAGCTAAACAAGAAAGAACATTCCATATATTCTATCAACTTCTGTCGGGTGCATCAGCAGCGCAAAAGa AGGAATTCATCTTAGAAGATCCCAAGTCATATCCCTTCATCAGAGACGATAACCACCTAGTACCCGGTGTTGATGATTCTGCTGAATTCGAAGCTACCGTGAACAGTATGAACATCATGGGAATGACCCAAGAAGACTTTAGCGCCATATTCAAGATTGTTTCAGCGGTGATGCTCTTTGGCACCATGCAGTTCAAGCAAGACAGGAACTCGGACCAAGCAACACTACCCGACAACACCGTGGCTCAGAAAATAGCCCATTTGCTCGGTCTACCGGTTACAGACATGACCAAGGCTTTCTTGAAACCCAGAATCAAGGTCGGAAGGGACTTTGTGACTAAAAGTCAGACTAAAGAACAG GTTGAGTTTGCCGTAGAAGCCATATCCAAAGCATGCTATGAACGAATGTTCAGATGGCTGGTAACTAGAATAAATCGCTCTCTAGGTAGAACCAAACGTCAAGGTGCTAGTTTCATTGGAATCCTCGATATTGCcggttttgaaatatttgaattgaattcattTGAGCAGTTATGTATCAACTATACTAACGAGAAGCTTCAACAGCTGTTCAATCACACTATGTTCATTTTGGAACAGGAGGAGTACCAGAGAGAAGGTATTGAATGGAAATTTATAGATTTTGGTCTAGATCTCCAGCCAACAATAGATTTGATCGATAAACCCATGGGTATCATGGCCCTTCTCGATGAAGAGTGTCTTTTCCCAAAGGCTACAGATAAAACGTTTGTCGATAAATTAGTGAACGCTCACTCAGGTCACCCCAAATTTCGTAAAAGCGACTTTAGGGGTGTAGCCGACTTTTCCATCATCCACTATGCGGGCAAAGTGGATTATTGCGCGAACCAATGGTTGATGAAAAACATGGATCCTCAAAATGAGAATGTAGTCTCTTTATTCCAATCCTCACAGGATCCTTTCGTTGTGCACATTTGGAAGGACGCGGAAAACATCGGGAGGGCTAAGGGAATGTTCCGTACTGTTTCCTATTTATATAAGGAACAGCTGGCTAACCTTATGATCACCCTAAGGAACACCAATCCGAATTTCGTTAGATGCATCATACCGAATCATGAAAAACGCTCTGGAAAAATTGACGCGCCTTTGGTACTGGATCAACTGAGGTGTAATGGTGTACTTGAGGGAATAAGAATCTGCAGACAAGGTTTTCCTAATCGTATACCTTTTCAAGAGTTCCGCCAACGGTACGAACTCCTAACACCAAATGTGATCAACAAAGGTTTCATGGATGGCAAGAAAGCCTGTGAAACTATGATAAAATGCTTAGACCTCGATCAAAATTTGTACAGAATCGGACAATCTAAGATCTTTTTCAGAGCTGGAGTGCTGGCCCATTTAGAAGAAGAGCGGGATTACAAAATCACCGATTTAATAGTCAACTTCCAAGCGTTCTGCCGAGGTTTCTTGTCTagaagaaattatcagaaaagaGTACAGCAACTCAACGCTATCAGGATTATTCAAAGAAACTGCTCTGCATACCTGAAACTTCGGAACTGGCAGTGGTGGAGATTATACACCAAAGTTAAACCATTACTGGAGGTCACTAAACAAGAAGAAAAACTTATGCAAAAAGAAGATGAGCTGAAACAGGTGAAAGATaaacttgaacttcaagttAGAGCTTCTTCTGAATTCGAGAAGAAGTATCAACAAGCCCTCGAAGAAAAAACTGTTCTTCAAGAACAGCTACAGGCTGAAGTAGAACTTTGTGCTGAAGCAGAGGAAATGAGAGCTAGAATGACTGCTCGAAAACAAGAATTAGAAGAAATTCTTCACGACTTGGAATCTAgagtagaagaagaagaagaaagagcAAATACTCTAAACACTgataaaaaaaggttattaGGCACCATTCAAGACTTGGAAGAACAGTTAGAAGAAGAGGAAGCAGCCAGGCAAAAATTGCAATTAGAAAAAGTGCAATGTGAtggcaaaataaaaaaacttgaagAGGACTTGGCTCTTAGTGATGATACcaatcaaaaattattgaaagaaaagaaaattttggaaGAACGTTCAAACGACTTAAGCCAAACACTGGCTGAAGAAGAGGAAAAAGCCAAACATCTTTCAAAACTGAAGGCTAAGCATGAAGCAACCATTGCAGAGTTAGAAGAAAGACTTTTAAAAGATCATCAACAAAGACAAGAAGCAGATAGAACTAAAAGAAAGGTAGAAACTGAGGTAAATGATTTGAAGGAACAATTAATGGAAAGAAGAACTCAAATGGAAGAATTACAACTTCAATTGGGTAAAAGGGAAGAAGAATTAGCACAAGCTATGGTAAGAGTAGATGAAGAAGGTGCTATAAAAGCTCAGGCTCAAAAAGCGCTCAGAGAATTAGAAAGTCAACTTGCAGAACTCCAAGAAGATTTGGAGGTTGAAAAAGCAGCTAGAAGTAAAgctgaaaaacaaaaaagagaTCTAAACGAAGAACTGGAAGCTCTGAAAAATGAACTATTAGATTCCATGGATTCGACTGCTGCACAACAAGAATTAAGGTCTAAGAGAGAACAAGAATTGGCCACTTTGAAGAAAACTATTGAAGAAGAAACCCAAGCTCACGAAGTTGCGCTGGCTGATATGAGGCACAAGCATACTCAAGAATTAAGTTCCGTCACCGAGCAACTAGAAAATCTGAAGAAGACTAagaataatttagaaaaaagtAAACAGTCATTGGAAGCAGAAAACGCTGATTTAGCAACTGAGTTGAGAAATGTTAGTTCGAACAGACAGGAAACTGAACGTCGCAGGAAACAAGCTGAAAGCCAGTTGACAGAAATTCAAGCCAAACTGGCTGAAGTAGAAAGAACAAAGACTGAATTTCAGGAAAAGACTCTAAAGCTCCAGCAAGAAATAGACAGCATTGCTCAGCAACTGGAGCAAGCTGAATTGAAAGCATCTGCTGCACAAAAGAATCAAAGCACTGCAGATTCACAATTATCTGAGGTTCAAACAGCTTTAGAAGAGGAAACGAAGCAGAAACTTTCCCTTAGCTCCAAACTGAGACAGATAGAGTCTGAGAAAGAAACTTTACAAGAACATcttgaagaggaagaagaattgaaaaaaaatcttgagaaaCAG TTGGCCAATCTCAATATACAACTTCAAGAAGCTAAAAAGAAAGCAGAAGATGAAGCAGAACAATCTGCCATATTAGAAGAGAGTAAGAAGAAACTTGCCAAAGATTTAGATGTTCTTCAAAGACAGGTTGATGAACTTCTTGCCACCAATGATAAATTGGAAAGAAGCAAAAAGAAGATTGCTGCAGAGCTTGAAGATGCTAACATTGAATTAGAAGTACAAAGACAAAAAGTTATCGAACTGGAAAAGAAACAAAAGAACTTTGACAAGATTCTGGCTGAGGAGAAGCAGGTTAGTGAACAGTTAGCTGAGCAAAGGGATATAGCAGAACGAGAGGCGAGAGAGAAAGAAACAAGGGTATTATCCTTGAGCAGGGAACTTGATGAATCAAGTGAAAAG ATTGAAGAGTTGGAAAGGGTGAAAAGACAACTTCAAGCAGAATTGGATGAACTTGTCAACAACCAAGGCGCTGCTGATAAGAATGTACATGAGCTAGAAAAGGCCAAGAGGTCCCTTGAAAGTCAGTTAGTAGAACTGAGAGCACAAAATGAAGAATTGGAAGATGAATTACAACTTACTGAAGATGCCAAGCTTCGTCTTGAAGTTAATATGCAG GCACTGCGGGCGCAATTTGAAAGAGATGTACAAGCAAAAGAAGAGCAAGCTGAAGAGAAGAGGAGGGGAATAGTAAAACAGTTGAGAGAAATGGAAGCAGAGTTAGATGAAGAAAGAAAACAGAGGACTGCCGCTGTTACTGCCAGGAAGAAATTAGAAG gTGACCTGAAAGAAATGGAAGGGCAGATTGAACTACAATACAAAGTCAAAGAAGACGCTCTCAAACAGTTGAAAAAATCTCAACAGCAATGCAAAGAAGCACTTAGAGAAGCAGAAGAAGCTAGGGCAGGAAGAGAAGACCTAGCTGCCAGTTGCAAGGAAGCCGAAAGAAAAGTTAAGACATTGGAAGCTGATGTTCTTCAGCTCACTGAAGACTTGTCAAGTTCTGAAAGGGCGAGAAGGGCTGCAGAAGCTGAAAGGGATGAACTTCTGGAGGAAATTAATAGTAGCAATAACAAAG GAACACTTCTAGTTGATGAAAAACGTAGACTTGAAGCAAGAATAGCAACTTTAGAAGAGGAGCTTGAAGAAGAGCAGAGTAACAATGAAATCTTCCAAGATAGGGCAAGAAAAGCTCAACTTAACATAGAACAGTTGACAACTGAACTGGCCAATGAAAGATCATCTGCACAGAAGAATGAATCCGGTAGATTGCTTCTCGAGAGACAAAACAAAGAACTTAAAGCCAAACTTACTGAGCTTGAAACTGCTCAGCGTACTAAGACAAAGGCCACAATTACAGCATTGGAAAGTAAATTGGCTAATTTGGAAGAGCAATTAGAG GTTGAAGCTAAAGAACGGCTCACCCAGCAAAAGACCAACCGTAAGCTAGACAAAAAGCTTAAAGAGCTCCTTATGCAGTTGGAAGATGAACGCAGGCACGTGGATCAATACAAAGAACAAGTGGAAAAGGCGAAATCTCGCATGAACGCTTTCAAGCGTCAGCTCGATGAGGCTGAAGAAGAAATAAGCAGGGAAAAGGCACAGAAAAGAAAATTCCAGAGGGAATGTGAAGATATGGCTGAAAGTCACGAGCTAATGTCAAGAGAAATTAGCAACTTGAAGAGTAAATTGAG
- the LOC123682360 gene encoding myosin heavy chain, non-muscle isoform X3 translates to MADVDRDRYDPELKYLFVDRNNFNDPASQAEWTQKRLVWVPHDTQGFVAASVKGERGDEVEVELQETGKRVFVPKDDIQKMNPPKFDKVEDMAELTCLNEACVLHNLKDRYYSGLIYTYSGLFCVVVNPYKKLPIYTEKIMERYKGIKRHEVPPHVFAITDTAYRSMLQEREDQSILCTGESGAGKTENTKKVIQYLAYVAASKSPKGGGAGGLEQQLLQANPILEAFGNAKTIKNDNSSRFGKFIRINFDASGYIAGANIETYLLEKSRAIRQAKQERTFHIFYQLLSGASAAQKKEFILEDPKSYPFIRDDNHLVPGVDDSAEFEATVNSMNIMGMTQEDFSAIFKIVSAVMLFGTMQFKQDRNSDQATLPDNTVAQKIAHLLGLPVTDMTKAFLKPRIKVGRDFVTKSQTKEQVEFAVEAISKACYERMFRWLVTRINRSLGRTKRQGASFIGILDIAGFEIFELNSFEQLCINYTNEKLQQLFNHTMFILEQEEYQREGIEWKFIDFGLDLQPTIDLIDKPMGIMALLDEECLFPKATDKTFVDKLVNAHSGHPKFRKSDFRGVADFSIIHYAGKVDYCANQWLMKNMDPQNENVVSLFQSSQDPFVVHIWKDAENIGRAKGMFRTVSYLYKEQLANLMITLRNTNPNFVRCIIPNHEKRSGKIDAPLVLDQLRCNGVLEGIRICRQGFPNRIPFQEFRQRYELLTPNVINKGFMDGKKACETMIKCLDLDQNLYRIGQSKIFFRAGVLAHLEEERDYKITDLIVNFQAFCRGFLSRRNYQKRVQQLNAIRIIQRNCSAYLKLRNWQWWRLYTKVKPLLEVTKQEEKLMQKEDELKQVKDKLELQVRASSEFEKKYQQALEEKTVLQEQLQAEVELCAEAEEMRARMTARKQELEEILHDLESRVEEEEERANTLNTDKKRLLGTIQDLEEQLEEEEAARQKLQLEKVQCDGKIKKLEEDLALSDDTNQKLLKEKKILEERSNDLSQTLAEEEEKAKHLSKLKAKHEATIAELEERLLKDHQQRQEADRTKRKVETEVNDLKEQLMERRTQMEELQLQLGKREEELAQAMVRVDEEGAIKAQAQKALRELESQLAELQEDLEVEKAARSKAEKQKRDLNEELEALKNELLDSMDSTAAQQELRSKREQELATLKKTIEEETQAHEVALADMRHKHTQELSSVTEQLENLKKTKNNLEKSKQSLEAENADLATELRNVSSNRQETERRRKQAESQLTEIQAKLAEVERTKTEFQEKTLKLQQEIDSIAQQLEQAELKASAAQKNQSTADSQLSEVQTALEEETKQKLSLSSKLRQIESEKETLQEHLEEEEELKKNLEKQLANLNIQLQEAKKKAEDEAEQSAILEESKKKLAKDLDVLQRQVDELLATNDKLERSKKKIAAELEDANIELEVQRQKVIELEKKQKNFDKILAEEKQVSEQLAEQRDIAEREAREKETRVLSLSRELDESSEKIEELERVKRQLQAELDELVNNQGAADKNVHELEKAKRSLESQLVELRAQNEELEDELQLTEDAKLRLEVNMQALRAQFERDVQAKEEQAEEKRRGIVKQLREMEAELDEERKQRTAAVTARKKLEGDLKEMEGQIELQYKVKEDALKQLKKSQQQCKEALREAEEARAGREDLAASCKEAERKVKTLEADVLQLTEDLSSSERARRAAEAERDELLEEINSSNNKGTLLVDEKRRLEARIATLEEELEEEQSNNEIFQDRARKAQLNIEQLTTELANERSSAQKNESGRLLLERQNKELKAKLTELETAQRTKTKATITALESKLANLEEQLEVEAKERLTQQKTNRKLDKKLKELLMQLEDERRHVDQYKEQVEKAKSRMNAFKRQLDEAEEEISREKAQKRKFQRECEDMAESHELMSREISNLKSKLRRTTGSMGISSSRLGSSKRSTVSSSGNASGDDSTTQDETMDGEDGLN, encoded by the exons ACATATTCTGGTCTTTTCTGCGTCGTCGTCAACCCGTACAAAAAATTGCCAATTTACACAGAAAAGATAATGGAGAGATACAAAGGAATCAAACGCCATGAAGTGCCACCACATGTCTTTGCCATAACTGATACAGCGTACAGATCGATGCTGCAAG aacgtgaagatcaatcaattttatgtaCAGGAGAATCAGGTGCTGGTAAaactgaaaatacaaaaaaagttATACAGTACCTTGCGTACGTAGCTGCCTCAAAATCTCCAAAAGGCGGTGGTGCG GGCGGTTTAGAGCAACAGTTACTTCAAGCCAATCCTATTCTAGAAGCATTCGGTAATGCAAAAACGATAAAAAACGACAACTCTTCCAGATTT GGTAAATTTATTAGGATAAATTTTGATGCTTCTGGGTATATAGCAGGAGCGAATATAGAGACTTACTTATTAGAGAAATCACGTGCCATACGTCAAGCTAAACAAGAAAGAACATTCCATATATTCTATCAACTTCTGTCGGGTGCATCAGCAGCGCAAAAGa AGGAATTCATCTTAGAAGATCCCAAGTCATATCCCTTCATCAGAGACGATAACCACCTAGTACCCGGTGTTGATGATTCTGCTGAATTCGAAGCTACCGTGAACAGTATGAACATCATGGGAATGACCCAAGAAGACTTTAGCGCCATATTCAAGATTGTTTCAGCGGTGATGCTCTTTGGCACCATGCAGTTCAAGCAAGACAGGAACTCGGACCAAGCAACACTACCCGACAACACCGTGGCTCAGAAAATAGCCCATTTGCTCGGTCTACCGGTTACAGACATGACCAAGGCTTTCTTGAAACCCAGAATCAAGGTCGGAAGGGACTTTGTGACTAAAAGTCAGACTAAAGAACAG GTTGAGTTTGCCGTAGAAGCCATATCCAAAGCATGCTATGAACGAATGTTCAGATGGCTGGTAACTAGAATAAATCGCTCTCTAGGTAGAACCAAACGTCAAGGTGCTAGTTTCATTGGAATCCTCGATATTGCcggttttgaaatatttgaattgaattcattTGAGCAGTTATGTATCAACTATACTAACGAGAAGCTTCAACAGCTGTTCAATCACACTATGTTCATTTTGGAACAGGAGGAGTACCAGAGAGAAGGTATTGAATGGAAATTTATAGATTTTGGTCTAGATCTCCAGCCAACAATAGATTTGATCGATAAACCCATGGGTATCATGGCCCTTCTCGATGAAGAGTGTCTTTTCCCAAAGGCTACAGATAAAACGTTTGTCGATAAATTAGTGAACGCTCACTCAGGTCACCCCAAATTTCGTAAAAGCGACTTTAGGGGTGTAGCCGACTTTTCCATCATCCACTATGCGGGCAAAGTGGATTATTGCGCGAACCAATGGTTGATGAAAAACATGGATCCTCAAAATGAGAATGTAGTCTCTTTATTCCAATCCTCACAGGATCCTTTCGTTGTGCACATTTGGAAGGACGCGGAAAACATCGGGAGGGCTAAGGGAATGTTCCGTACTGTTTCCTATTTATATAAGGAACAGCTGGCTAACCTTATGATCACCCTAAGGAACACCAATCCGAATTTCGTTAGATGCATCATACCGAATCATGAAAAACGCTCTGGAAAAATTGACGCGCCTTTGGTACTGGATCAACTGAGGTGTAATGGTGTACTTGAGGGAATAAGAATCTGCAGACAAGGTTTTCCTAATCGTATACCTTTTCAAGAGTTCCGCCAACGGTACGAACTCCTAACACCAAATGTGATCAACAAAGGTTTCATGGATGGCAAGAAAGCCTGTGAAACTATGATAAAATGCTTAGACCTCGATCAAAATTTGTACAGAATCGGACAATCTAAGATCTTTTTCAGAGCTGGAGTGCTGGCCCATTTAGAAGAAGAGCGGGATTACAAAATCACCGATTTAATAGTCAACTTCCAAGCGTTCTGCCGAGGTTTCTTGTCTagaagaaattatcagaaaagaGTACAGCAACTCAACGCTATCAGGATTATTCAAAGAAACTGCTCTGCATACCTGAAACTTCGGAACTGGCAGTGGTGGAGATTATACACCAAAGTTAAACCATTACTGGAGGTCACTAAACAAGAAGAAAAACTTATGCAAAAAGAAGATGAGCTGAAACAGGTGAAAGATaaacttgaacttcaagttAGAGCTTCTTCTGAATTCGAGAAGAAGTATCAACAAGCCCTCGAAGAAAAAACTGTTCTTCAAGAACAGCTACAGGCTGAAGTAGAACTTTGTGCTGAAGCAGAGGAAATGAGAGCTAGAATGACTGCTCGAAAACAAGAATTAGAAGAAATTCTTCACGACTTGGAATCTAgagtagaagaagaagaagaaagagcAAATACTCTAAACACTgataaaaaaaggttattaGGCACCATTCAAGACTTGGAAGAACAGTTAGAAGAAGAGGAAGCAGCCAGGCAAAAATTGCAATTAGAAAAAGTGCAATGTGAtggcaaaataaaaaaacttgaagAGGACTTGGCTCTTAGTGATGATACcaatcaaaaattattgaaagaaaagaaaattttggaaGAACGTTCAAACGACTTAAGCCAAACACTGGCTGAAGAAGAGGAAAAAGCCAAACATCTTTCAAAACTGAAGGCTAAGCATGAAGCAACCATTGCAGAGTTAGAAGAAAGACTTTTAAAAGATCATCAACAAAGACAAGAAGCAGATAGAACTAAAAGAAAGGTAGAAACTGAGGTAAATGATTTGAAGGAACAATTAATGGAAAGAAGAACTCAAATGGAAGAATTACAACTTCAATTGGGTAAAAGGGAAGAAGAATTAGCACAAGCTATGGTAAGAGTAGATGAAGAAGGTGCTATAAAAGCTCAGGCTCAAAAAGCGCTCAGAGAATTAGAAAGTCAACTTGCAGAACTCCAAGAAGATTTGGAGGTTGAAAAAGCAGCTAGAAGTAAAgctgaaaaacaaaaaagagaTCTAAACGAAGAACTGGAAGCTCTGAAAAATGAACTATTAGATTCCATGGATTCGACTGCTGCACAACAAGAATTAAGGTCTAAGAGAGAACAAGAATTGGCCACTTTGAAGAAAACTATTGAAGAAGAAACCCAAGCTCACGAAGTTGCGCTGGCTGATATGAGGCACAAGCATACTCAAGAATTAAGTTCCGTCACCGAGCAACTAGAAAATCTGAAGAAGACTAagaataatttagaaaaaagtAAACAGTCATTGGAAGCAGAAAACGCTGATTTAGCAACTGAGTTGAGAAATGTTAGTTCGAACAGACAGGAAACTGAACGTCGCAGGAAACAAGCTGAAAGCCAGTTGACAGAAATTCAAGCCAAACTGGCTGAAGTAGAAAGAACAAAGACTGAATTTCAGGAAAAGACTCTAAAGCTCCAGCAAGAAATAGACAGCATTGCTCAGCAACTGGAGCAAGCTGAATTGAAAGCATCTGCTGCACAAAAGAATCAAAGCACTGCAGATTCACAATTATCTGAGGTTCAAACAGCTTTAGAAGAGGAAACGAAGCAGAAACTTTCCCTTAGCTCCAAACTGAGACAGATAGAGTCTGAGAAAGAAACTTTACAAGAACATcttgaagaggaagaagaattgaaaaaaaatcttgagaaaCAG TTGGCCAATCTCAATATACAACTTCAAGAAGCTAAAAAGAAAGCAGAAGATGAAGCAGAACAATCTGCCATATTAGAAGAGAGTAAGAAGAAACTTGCCAAAGATTTAGATGTTCTTCAAAGACAGGTTGATGAACTTCTTGCCACCAATGATAAATTGGAAAGAAGCAAAAAGAAGATTGCTGCAGAGCTTGAAGATGCTAACATTGAATTAGAAGTACAAAGACAAAAAGTTATCGAACTGGAAAAGAAACAAAAGAACTTTGACAAGATTCTGGCTGAGGAGAAGCAGGTTAGTGAACAGTTAGCTGAGCAAAGGGATATAGCAGAACGAGAGGCGAGAGAGAAAGAAACAAGGGTATTATCCTTGAGCAGGGAACTTGATGAATCAAGTGAAAAG ATTGAAGAGTTGGAAAGGGTGAAAAGACAACTTCAAGCAGAATTGGATGAACTTGTCAACAACCAAGGCGCTGCTGATAAGAATGTACATGAGCTAGAAAAGGCCAAGAGGTCCCTTGAAAGTCAGTTAGTAGAACTGAGAGCACAAAATGAAGAATTGGAAGATGAATTACAACTTACTGAAGATGCCAAGCTTCGTCTTGAAGTTAATATGCAG GCACTGCGGGCGCAATTTGAAAGAGATGTACAAGCAAAAGAAGAGCAAGCTGAAGAGAAGAGGAGGGGAATAGTAAAACAGTTGAGAGAAATGGAAGCAGAGTTAGATGAAGAAAGAAAACAGAGGACTGCCGCTGTTACTGCCAGGAAGAAATTAGAAG gTGACCTGAAAGAAATGGAAGGGCAGATTGAACTACAATACAAAGTCAAAGAAGACGCTCTCAAACAGTTGAAAAAATCTCAACAGCAATGCAAAGAAGCACTTAGAGAAGCAGAAGAAGCTAGGGCAGGAAGAGAAGACCTAGCTGCCAGTTGCAAGGAAGCCGAAAGAAAAGTTAAGACATTGGAAGCTGATGTTCTTCAGCTCACTGAAGACTTGTCAAGTTCTGAAAGGGCGAGAAGGGCTGCAGAAGCTGAAAGGGATGAACTTCTGGAGGAAATTAATAGTAGCAATAACAAAG GAACACTTCTAGTTGATGAAAAACGTAGACTTGAAGCAAGAATAGCAACTTTAGAAGAGGAGCTTGAAGAAGAGCAGAGTAACAATGAAATCTTCCAAGATAGGGCAAGAAAAGCTCAACTTAACATAGAACAGTTGACAACTGAACTGGCCAATGAAAGATCATCTGCACAGAAGAATGAATCCGGTAGATTGCTTCTCGAGAGACAAAACAAAGAACTTAAAGCCAAACTTACTGAGCTTGAAACTGCTCAGCGTACTAAGACAAAGGCCACAATTACAGCATTGGAAAGTAAATTGGCTAATTTGGAAGAGCAATTAGAG GTTGAAGCTAAAGAACGGCTCACCCAGCAAAAGACCAACCGTAAGCTAGACAAAAAGCTTAAAGAGCTCCTTATGCAGTTGGAAGATGAACGCAGGCACGTGGATCAATACAAAGAACAAGTGGAAAAGGCGAAATCTCGCATGAACGCTTTCAAGCGTCAGCTCGATGAGGCTGAAGAAGAAATAAGCAGGGAAAAGGCACAGAAAAGAAAATTCCAGAGGGAATGTGAAGATATGGCTGAAAGTCACGAGCTAATGTCAAGAGAAATTAGCAACTTGAAGAGTAAATTGAG